In the Xiamenia xianingshaonis genome, one interval contains:
- a CDS encoding YeiH family protein, with protein MNVVKQLAPGIGICLLIALPCWFLGEALPIVGGPVFAILAGMGIAAFWSQPKRGNTQAGISFTGKKVLQWAVILLGFGLNLAQIARVGAESLPIIASTIATALIAAFIMHRLLHTDAAIATLVGVGSSICGGSAIAATAPVIRAKDEDVAQAISVIFLFNVIAALIFPTLGNLLGMSNEGFGLFAGTAVNDTSSVTAAAAAWDGMHPGANSLDDATIVKLTRTLAIIPITLVLSIFVAKRDGKASAAADGAKAAPGAAAAGEQHAMSQISAVEERAAKRADAPQGFSLKRALPSFIIFFLVASVVTTVAVACGVDASAFSPLKTLSKFFIVMAMAAIGLNTDIVKLVKSGGKPLLMGLVCWVCIAAVSLGMQHLLGLW; from the coding sequence ATGAACGTCGTCAAACAGCTTGCCCCTGGCATAGGGATATGCCTGCTCATCGCGTTGCCGTGCTGGTTTCTTGGCGAAGCGCTGCCCATCGTTGGCGGCCCGGTGTTCGCCATCCTGGCAGGCATGGGCATCGCGGCGTTTTGGAGCCAACCGAAACGCGGGAACACGCAGGCCGGCATTTCTTTCACCGGCAAAAAAGTGTTGCAGTGGGCGGTCATACTGCTCGGATTCGGCCTGAACCTTGCCCAGATCGCCCGCGTCGGCGCCGAATCGCTGCCCATCATCGCATCGACCATCGCAACCGCGCTGATCGCCGCCTTCATCATGCATCGCCTTCTGCACACCGACGCCGCCATCGCCACGCTCGTCGGCGTCGGCTCGTCCATCTGCGGCGGCAGCGCCATTGCGGCAACGGCGCCGGTCATTCGCGCCAAAGACGAAGACGTCGCCCAAGCCATTTCGGTCATCTTCCTGTTCAATGTGATCGCAGCGCTCATCTTTCCCACGTTGGGCAACCTGCTCGGCATGTCGAACGAAGGGTTCGGCCTGTTCGCAGGCACGGCTGTAAACGACACGTCATCGGTAACGGCCGCCGCAGCCGCATGGGACGGCATGCACCCGGGCGCGAATTCGCTCGACGACGCCACCATCGTGAAGCTGACGCGAACGCTTGCGATCATCCCCATTACGCTGGTGCTGTCGATATTCGTCGCCAAGCGCGACGGCAAGGCCTCCGCTGCGGCAGATGGCGCCAAAGCGGCACCGGGCGCGGCTGCGGCAGGCGAGCAGCACGCCATGTCCCAAATATCGGCAGTCGAGGAACGCGCCGCCAAGCGCGCAGACGCCCCGCAAGGGTTCTCGCTCAAACGGGCACTGCCGAGCTTCATCATCTTCTTCTTGGTGGCAAGCGTCGTCACGACCGTCGCCGTGGCCTGCGGCGTGGACGCAAGTGCATTCAGCCCGCTCAAAACGCTGTCGAAGTTCTTCATCGTCATGGCGATGGCCGCCATCGGGCTGAACACCGACATCGTCAAACTGGTGAAAAGCGGCGGCAAGCCCCTGTTGATGGGACTGGTCTGCTGGGTCTGCATCGCCGCCGTCAGCCTGGGGATGCAGCACCTGCTGGGACTGTGGTAG
- the uvrB gene encoding excinuclease ABC subunit UvrB, translating into MEGKLPDVRLANTPFKAVSPFEPSGDQPQAIEELAKGIEEGLRYQTLLGVTGSGKTFTMAKTIEAVQKPTLVMAPNKTLAAQLAAELKEFFPENSVVYFVSYYDYYQPEAYVPSSDTFIEKDASINEEVEKLRHAATSALLSRRDCIVVASVSCIYGIGSPMDYAGMAVFVDKQKEADRDQVIYDLIDIQYDRNDYELKRGTFRVRGDALDVFPPYADNPVRIEFWGDEIESIADIDHVTGEVIQEYEALPIWPASHYVTARPKMDRALGTIRDELRDRLAQFKEEGKLLEAQRLEMRVSYDLEMLETMGFCSGIENYSRHLDGRAPGEPPYTLIDYFPDDFFCIIDESHVTVPQIRGMHEGDRSRKITLAEHGFRLPSCLDNRPLRFDEFEARIPQFVYVSATPGDYEEKVSQKQVEQIIRPTGLLDPEIVVRSSKSQIDDIIDEVKECVEKKERVLITTLTKKMAEDLTDHLLDQGVKARYMHSDIATLDRVDILRGLRVGEFDVLVGINLLREGLDLPEVSLVAILDADKEGFLRNHRSLIQTIGRAARNVSGRVIMYADRITDSMRRAIDETQRRREIQMAYNEEHGIEPKTIRKAINDIMSYVTDEMGSTTAEQVNKELAELSREEVLRLVSSMEDDMAEASKNMDFEEAARLRDQVVRLRASVEGSSEEDVLKDLKRSARKGSAFGNRKHAAYGSSRRS; encoded by the coding sequence ATGGAAGGCAAGCTGCCCGACGTTCGCTTGGCAAACACGCCGTTCAAGGCGGTGTCGCCGTTCGAGCCGTCGGGCGACCAGCCGCAGGCCATCGAAGAGCTGGCGAAGGGCATCGAGGAAGGCCTTCGCTATCAAACGCTTTTGGGCGTCACCGGCTCGGGCAAGACGTTCACGATGGCGAAGACCATCGAGGCGGTGCAGAAGCCCACGCTCGTCATGGCGCCGAACAAGACGCTGGCAGCCCAGCTTGCTGCCGAGCTGAAGGAGTTCTTTCCGGAAAACTCGGTGGTCTACTTCGTCAGCTACTACGACTACTACCAGCCCGAAGCGTATGTGCCGTCGTCGGACACGTTCATCGAAAAGGACGCCTCCATCAACGAAGAGGTCGAAAAGCTGCGCCATGCGGCCACTTCCGCATTGCTTTCTCGGCGCGACTGCATTGTCGTTGCGTCAGTGAGCTGCATTTACGGCATCGGCAGTCCGATGGACTATGCCGGCATGGCGGTTTTTGTCGACAAGCAAAAAGAAGCCGACCGCGACCAAGTCATCTACGACTTGATAGACATCCAGTACGATCGCAACGACTACGAGCTGAAGCGCGGCACGTTTCGGGTGCGCGGCGACGCCCTTGACGTGTTTCCGCCGTATGCCGACAATCCCGTGCGCATCGAGTTTTGGGGCGACGAGATAGAATCCATCGCCGACATAGACCATGTGACGGGCGAGGTCATCCAGGAATACGAGGCGCTGCCCATCTGGCCGGCCTCCCATTACGTGACGGCGCGTCCCAAAATGGACCGGGCGCTCGGCACTATCCGTGACGAGCTGCGCGACCGCTTGGCCCAGTTCAAGGAAGAAGGCAAGCTGCTTGAAGCCCAGCGCCTCGAGATGCGCGTCTCCTACGATCTGGAAATGCTTGAGACGATGGGCTTTTGCTCGGGCATTGAAAACTATTCGCGCCACCTTGACGGCCGCGCTCCCGGCGAGCCGCCCTACACGCTTATCGACTACTTTCCGGACGACTTCTTTTGCATCATCGATGAATCGCACGTGACCGTGCCGCAGATTCGAGGCATGCACGAAGGCGACCGCTCGCGCAAGATCACCCTGGCAGAGCACGGCTTCCGGCTGCCGAGCTGCCTGGACAACCGCCCCTTGCGCTTTGACGAGTTCGAGGCTCGAATTCCGCAGTTCGTCTACGTGTCGGCCACGCCGGGCGACTACGAAGAAAAAGTGAGCCAGAAGCAGGTGGAGCAGATCATTCGTCCGACAGGCCTGCTCGATCCGGAAATCGTCGTGCGCTCCAGCAAAAGCCAGATAGACGACATCATCGACGAGGTGAAGGAGTGCGTTGAGAAGAAAGAGCGCGTCCTTATCACGACGCTCACGAAGAAAATGGCCGAAGACTTGACGGACCACTTGCTTGACCAGGGAGTAAAGGCGCGCTACATGCACTCGGACATCGCCACGCTCGATCGCGTCGACATTCTGCGCGGTTTGCGCGTCGGCGAGTTCGACGTGCTGGTCGGCATCAACCTGCTTCGCGAAGGGCTTGATCTGCCGGAAGTGTCGCTCGTTGCCATTCTCGACGCTGACAAAGAGGGCTTTTTGCGCAACCACCGCTCGCTCATCCAGACCATTGGCCGCGCGGCGCGCAACGTGTCGGGCCGCGTCATCATGTACGCCGACCGCATCACCGATTCGATGCGCCGCGCCATCGACGAGACCCAGCGCCGTCGCGAGATTCAGATGGCGTACAACGAGGAACACGGCATCGAGCCGAAGACCATTCGCAAGGCCATCAACGACATCATGAGCTATGTCACCGACGAGATGGGGTCGACCACGGCCGAGCAGGTGAACAAAGAGCTTGCCGAGCTTTCTCGGGAAGAGGTGTTGCGGCTGGTGTCGTCGATGGAAGACGACATGGCCGAGGCGTCGAAGAACATGGACTTTGAAGAGGCGGCCCGATTGCGCGACCAGGTGGTGCGCCTGCGAGCCAGCGTCGAAGGGTCAAGCGAAGAGGACGTGCTGAAGGATCTGAAAAGAAGTGCTCGCAAAGGCAGCGCTTTTGGCAACAGGAAACATGCCGCCTACGGCAGTTCGCGACGCTCATAA
- a CDS encoding trimeric intracellular cation channel family protein: MDAAPLIDSLFSDGRMLEIPWSIDYFSVLVGVLTGALFACDRRLDIVGTVASGLLTAYGGGITRDLLMQSHGVYFTSDPNLILICVALCFFVFYFRGLFRHLEATVFFADALSVGLFALAGASKAFECGYGVVMTVIFGAITSVGGGALRDMSVGETPGIFQSSNFYAVAGLGGSAAFTLLAFLQAPLVIAGIVCVFVVFSLRYWSVYFDWKTTSDPVLSQHLRSGAGKMGRSLKSVGQRALRFVSSVVAVFLHAGGTEKAMKAQRPKLSWRQRKGRGWSQAGRPEREAPSEEAPKPPDGGHEEPT; the protein is encoded by the coding sequence ATGGACGCTGCACCGCTGATCGATTCGCTGTTCTCTGACGGGCGCATGCTGGAAATCCCCTGGAGCATCGATTACTTTTCGGTGCTCGTCGGCGTGCTGACCGGCGCCTTGTTCGCGTGCGACCGCCGCCTCGACATTGTCGGAACGGTCGCATCAGGCCTGCTCACGGCCTATGGCGGGGGCATCACGCGCGACCTGCTCATGCAGAGCCACGGGGTGTATTTCACGTCCGACCCGAATCTGATCCTCATCTGCGTCGCGCTGTGCTTCTTTGTGTTCTACTTTCGGGGGCTATTTCGCCATCTGGAAGCCACCGTGTTTTTCGCCGATGCTCTGTCGGTGGGGCTGTTTGCGCTGGCGGGGGCGAGCAAAGCCTTCGAGTGCGGCTACGGCGTGGTGATGACCGTCATCTTCGGAGCCATTACGTCGGTCGGCGGCGGAGCGTTGCGCGACATGAGCGTCGGGGAGACGCCGGGCATCTTCCAGAGCAGCAATTTTTACGCGGTGGCCGGCCTCGGCGGGTCTGCGGCGTTCACGCTGCTGGCGTTTTTGCAGGCGCCGCTTGTCATCGCAGGCATCGTGTGCGTGTTCGTCGTGTTCTCGCTGCGCTACTGGAGCGTGTACTTCGACTGGAAGACCACGAGCGATCCGGTCTTGTCGCAGCATTTGCGCAGCGGAGCAGGGAAGATGGGCCGCAGCTTGAAGTCGGTGGGACAGCGGGCGCTGCGGTTCGTCTCGTCGGTGGTCGCCGTGTTCCTGCATGCCGGCGGCACCGAAAAAGCGATGAAGGCGCAGCGTCCGAAGCTGTCGTGGCGCCAGCGGAAAGGCCGCGGCTGGTCGCAGGCGGGCCGTCCCGAGCGCGAGGCGCCGAGCGAAGAGGCGCCAAAACCGCCTGATGGCGGGCACGAAGAGCCGACATAG
- the rlmB gene encoding 23S rRNA (guanosine(2251)-2'-O)-methyltransferase RlmB: protein MADYIEGKRPVIEAFRARVPLKAVYLGDFVKRDALVNDIMRKAKREGVRIDMVPRSFLDDRSERGSHQGVLAETKPYPYVGIGEIIAAADEYAAAHDGRALVVMLDHITDTGNFGAVVRSAEAVGATGLVIPNKRSVRVEASTYKTSAGAIAAMPVAQVSNLVQSIERLKKAGFWVAAATEHTDEVIWKTNLKGKIALVMGNEQEGVSRLVLEHCDLFAKLPLEGTIASLNVAQAATACMYEWLRQNIAV, encoded by the coding sequence ATGGCTGACTACATCGAAGGAAAACGCCCGGTCATCGAGGCGTTCCGTGCACGAGTTCCGCTGAAGGCCGTCTATCTTGGCGACTTTGTGAAGCGCGACGCCCTGGTCAACGACATCATGCGCAAAGCGAAGCGCGAAGGCGTGCGCATCGACATGGTGCCGCGCAGCTTCCTTGACGACCGCTCGGAGCGCGGCAGCCACCAGGGCGTTTTGGCTGAAACGAAGCCCTACCCCTACGTGGGCATCGGCGAGATCATCGCCGCCGCCGACGAATACGCCGCCGCGCACGACGGCCGCGCCCTGGTCGTGATGCTCGACCACATCACCGACACCGGCAACTTCGGCGCCGTCGTGCGCAGCGCTGAAGCAGTCGGCGCGACCGGCCTGGTCATCCCGAACAAGCGCAGCGTCCGCGTCGAGGCGTCCACGTACAAGACCTCTGCCGGCGCCATCGCCGCGATGCCGGTGGCGCAGGTGTCGAACCTCGTGCAGTCCATCGAGCGTTTGAAGAAGGCCGGTTTCTGGGTGGCGGCCGCCACCGAGCACACCGACGAGGTCATCTGGAAGACGAACCTCAAGGGCAAGATCGCGCTCGTCATGGGCAACGAACAGGAAGGCGTCTCGCGCCTCGTGCTCGAGCACTGTGACCTGTTCGCGAAGCTGCCCCTTGAAGGGACCATCGCGTCGCTCAACGTCGCGCAGGCGGCCACGGCGTGCATGTACGAATGGCTCCGTCAAAACATCGCCGTGTAA
- a CDS encoding sensor domain-containing diguanylate cyclase, producing the protein MYHKTLHISLFGVSEAVGQTIDAQEPYPRFRHETHSYAAFDPNAFADSDIVVIDADSWRQSTGQALSPAADLGGLVPAWRDAHGERFCILIVVASLDERNAYTADDFAVIDAVWVTPLTQPYLENRISTLFLRAHLRSESLLHNTYFSTLIDSVPDMIWFKTLNGTHLKVNDFFCSVVNKSKEDVIGRGHNYIWGLPEDDTESAEICAKTEALAIEAGHMCSFEEEITTPEGRRKLKTYKAPLYDEDGTVMGTVGMGHDITELGNIQNELNILIDSIPLSVIIEDANDVIAGINALTEQYFEIERANSIGRSFSEWRRDAFGEKLARIREHHESEEFLLTKGDSVRLLYMRKAPILDVFGNPTGRIRLYSDMTEQRELENQALQNARTDYLTGLYNRRYFYEALAENESADSTAIMIMDLDNFKGINDTYGHTVGDHLLVLAANILKDVFAENVVVRWGGDEFVASMRNVSSVDEVCEKAQRFLDLIAEQSEQSCEMCKVTGSVGVVVDFTGTEPIDELIKRADDALYAAKSSGKSCLRVG; encoded by the coding sequence ATGTATCACAAGACTTTGCACATCTCGCTGTTTGGCGTCAGCGAGGCCGTTGGCCAGACGATCGACGCGCAGGAGCCTTACCCTCGCTTTCGGCACGAAACGCATTCGTACGCCGCGTTCGACCCGAACGCTTTCGCCGACTCAGACATCGTCGTCATCGACGCCGACAGCTGGCGGCAATCGACCGGCCAGGCGCTGTCACCCGCCGCTGACCTGGGCGGCCTTGTCCCTGCCTGGCGCGACGCGCACGGCGAGCGCTTCTGCATCCTCATCGTCGTCGCATCGCTTGACGAGCGCAACGCCTACACCGCCGACGACTTCGCCGTCATCGACGCCGTATGGGTCACGCCGCTGACGCAGCCCTATCTGGAAAACCGGATTTCCACCCTGTTCCTCAGAGCCCATCTGCGCTCCGAATCCCTGCTGCACAACACCTACTTCAGCACGCTCATCGATTCAGTGCCGGACATGATCTGGTTCAAGACCCTCAACGGCACGCATCTGAAGGTGAACGACTTCTTCTGCTCAGTCGTGAACAAATCGAAAGAGGACGTGATCGGCCGCGGGCACAACTACATTTGGGGCCTGCCGGAAGACGACACCGAAAGCGCCGAAATCTGTGCGAAAACCGAAGCCCTCGCCATCGAGGCGGGCCACATGTGCTCGTTCGAGGAAGAGATCACCACGCCCGAGGGGCGGCGCAAGCTCAAAACATACAAAGCGCCCCTGTACGACGAGGACGGCACGGTCATGGGAACCGTGGGCATGGGCCACGACATCACCGAGCTGGGCAACATCCAAAACGAGTTGAACATCCTCATCGACTCCATTCCGCTGTCGGTCATCATCGAAGACGCGAACGACGTCATCGCCGGCATCAACGCGCTGACCGAGCAGTACTTCGAGATCGAGCGCGCCAATTCCATCGGACGCAGTTTCTCCGAATGGCGCCGCGACGCCTTCGGCGAGAAGCTGGCACGCATCCGCGAGCACCACGAATCCGAAGAATTCCTGCTCACGAAGGGAGATTCGGTGCGACTGCTCTACATGCGCAAGGCACCCATCCTTGACGTGTTCGGCAATCCGACCGGGCGCATCCGGCTGTATTCGGACATGACCGAGCAGCGCGAACTGGAGAACCAGGCGCTGCAAAACGCCCGCACCGACTACTTGACCGGGCTGTACAACCGCCGGTACTTCTACGAAGCGCTCGCCGAAAACGAAAGCGCCGACTCGACGGCCATCATGATCATGGACTTGGACAATTTCAAGGGCATCAACGACACGTACGGCCACACGGTGGGCGACCACCTGCTCGTGCTGGCGGCAAACATTTTGAAGGACGTGTTCGCGGAAAACGTCGTCGTTCGCTGGGGCGGCGACGAGTTCGTGGCCTCGATGCGCAACGTGAGCAGCGTCGACGAGGTGTGCGAGAAGGCGCAGAGGTTCCTCGACCTGATCGCGGAGCAGTCCGAGCAGAGCTGCGAGATGTGCAAGGTGACCGGCAGCGTCGGCGTGGTCGTGGACTTCACGGGGACAGAGCCCATCGACGAGCTGATCAAACGTGCCGACGACGCCTTGTATGCGGCGAAATCGTCCGGAAAGTCGTGCCTGCGCGTCGGGTAG
- a CDS encoding peptidylprolyl isomerase has translation MYKYRRLRTAGVLALSVALGGCMVACSSDGGSEPAPDGVDNAVTDTSEGVAATVNGTEIGEKAVTDYIADFRASASLEDDAAWAEWMTSNSYTPESVREDVIDYYANDILLRAAASEYGITVEQAEIDEELASVREQFDSDEAWQEALEASNFTEEEYKETVLEPNLLQEKLSEAVAAESGEGEGAAEGEGTGSSDEDLLAAAQEYEDLFDGARRSSHILFAAEDAEKAQEVLDQINAGEITFEEAATQYSTDTGSAEAGGDVGWDCFTTFVDEYQTALDGLEKDQVSGLVESEFGTHIIKCTDIYVVPEGGITDVSQLPEEFQEQLKSQAESAESSSFDTWFEEYRSKAEIVVNPMPEGLPYDIDMSAYETTAEGEEGALEDAAVDGENAATDAEAAEGEAAAGDEAAAGEAADAADANAEAAADAEAGAEAAAEEGAEAEAGAAEAAAETPEAPAAAEEGADAAAETGEAAAE, from the coding sequence ATGTATAAGTATCGTCGTCTGAGGACTGCTGGCGTCCTTGCACTCTCGGTGGCACTGGGCGGTTGCATGGTGGCCTGCTCTTCCGACGGTGGGAGCGAACCGGCTCCTGACGGTGTCGACAACGCGGTCACGGACACGTCCGAAGGCGTTGCCGCAACGGTGAACGGGACCGAGATCGGCGAAAAGGCCGTGACCGATTACATCGCTGATTTCCGTGCTTCTGCGAGCCTTGAGGATGATGCCGCTTGGGCCGAATGGATGACCTCGAACAGCTACACGCCTGAGTCCGTCCGCGAAGACGTCATCGATTACTACGCCAATGACATTCTGCTCCGCGCCGCTGCCAGCGAATATGGCATCACGGTCGAGCAGGCCGAGATCGACGAGGAACTTGCTTCGGTTCGCGAGCAGTTCGACAGCGATGAAGCTTGGCAGGAAGCCCTTGAGGCGTCCAACTTCACCGAAGAAGAGTACAAAGAGACCGTTCTTGAGCCGAACCTGCTGCAGGAGAAGCTGTCCGAGGCCGTTGCTGCCGAATCCGGCGAGGGCGAAGGCGCAGCCGAGGGCGAAGGCACGGGCTCGTCCGACGAAGACCTGCTGGCTGCCGCCCAGGAATACGAAGATCTCTTCGACGGAGCTCGTCGTTCCAGCCACATCCTGTTTGCTGCTGAAGACGCCGAAAAGGCTCAGGAAGTGCTCGACCAGATCAATGCTGGCGAGATCACCTTTGAAGAGGCTGCGACCCAGTACTCCACCGACACGGGCTCTGCCGAGGCCGGCGGCGATGTGGGTTGGGACTGCTTCACCACCTTTGTCGACGAATACCAGACCGCGCTTGACGGCCTCGAGAAGGACCAGGTTTCCGGTCTGGTTGAGAGCGAGTTCGGCACGCACATCATCAAGTGCACCGACATCTACGTCGTTCCCGAGGGCGGCATCACCGATGTGAGCCAGCTTCCTGAGGAATTCCAGGAGCAGCTGAAGTCCCAGGCCGAAAGCGCCGAGAGCAGCTCGTTCGACACCTGGTTCGAAGAGTATCGCAGCAAGGCCGAAATCGTCGTGAACCCGATGCCCGAAGGCTTGCCGTACGACATCGACATGAGCGCGTACGAGACTACGGCCGAGGGCGAAGAAGGCGCGCTTGAGGACGCGGCCGTCGACGGGGAGAACGCTGCGACGGACGCCGAAGCCGCCGAAGGCGAGGCCGCTGCGGGCGACGAAGCTGCCGCCGGCGAGGCTGCCGATGCGGCTGATGCGAACGCCGAAGCCGCTGCCGACGCCGAAGCGGGCGCCGAGGCTGCTGCTGAAGAAGGCGCCGAAGCTGAGGCCGGCGCTGCTGAAGCTGCCGCCGAAACCCCGGAAGCCCCTGCGGCTGCTGAGGAAGGCGCCGACGCTGCTGCCGAAACCGGCGAAGCGGCTGCCGAATAG
- a CDS encoding response regulator — MARETNRGVQASRNFRNSSFRLPTVVAVLLIVLLLVFYATAFTNVNAITGSIESLRATAYPVSVAAGRVETLLVQLGTIAERPVYARSAASIESLRETYDSINENLQKNFDVILENHTGHSEEEAEGIKRGYAKLQSLMEEYIALCADESASNEDVAKFNRERLTPLVNHLLAIDVGVLAEATDNVDDLYTYSLRLGNQTLVWASVLMAAVLAALTIYLTLLGRWRRQQEHLQESLEQALVMAENANEAKSVFLSNMSHDIRTPMNAIVGLTTIARSHLDDSERTEECLERIALASKHLLCLINDVLDMSKIESGKIALNEDAFNFPESIDEVVTIVQPQVRAKHLHFEVVTHNMESERVVGDSMRINQALVNLIGNAVKYTPPQGTVRFTISEGQSDLSGCRLFTFVVQDTGIGMSKEFVKRMFDPFERESEVEQSNIEGTGLGMAITKNVIAMMGGTIEVESELGVGSTFTVKVPLRVAPEPERPDMRPLRGRRVLVVDNDTDVCAEAVSLLVGLGLRGDSAGSGYVALEMLAKARQEGDPYAAVILDWVMPGMGGIETAQAIHREQGADVPIVLLSAYNWEEVEDAAQQAGISLFVTKPLFKSKLCEVLRAATDLEGHRRKKKEKRSVRVEGRVLLVEDNELNREIAHELISRRGAQVEEAHDGDEAIDMVLKAPEGYYDLVFMDMKMPHMDGVEATREICRRAAEEGLHVPPIVAMTANAFSDDRKSALDAGMSDFLSKPVDVRELDRVLERCLRSVDDGIATKE; from the coding sequence ATGGCAAGGGAGACGAATCGGGGCGTGCAGGCGTCACGGAATTTCAGGAATTCATCGTTTCGGTTGCCGACAGTGGTTGCGGTGCTGCTGATCGTTTTGCTGCTCGTCTTCTACGCGACGGCTTTTACGAACGTCAACGCCATTACCGGCTCCATTGAGTCGCTGCGCGCCACGGCGTATCCCGTGTCGGTCGCAGCCGGCCGCGTGGAAACGCTGCTCGTCCAGCTGGGGACCATTGCCGAGCGGCCGGTGTATGCGCGTTCGGCAGCCTCTATCGAAAGCCTGCGGGAAACCTACGACTCCATCAATGAAAACCTGCAGAAGAACTTCGACGTCATTCTTGAGAACCATACCGGGCACAGCGAGGAAGAGGCAGAAGGCATCAAACGGGGATACGCCAAGCTTCAAAGCCTGATGGAGGAATACATTGCGCTTTGCGCGGACGAGTCGGCTTCCAACGAGGACGTTGCGAAGTTCAACCGAGAGCGCCTCACTCCGTTGGTGAACCATCTGCTCGCCATCGACGTCGGCGTTCTTGCCGAGGCAACCGACAATGTCGATGACCTGTATACGTATAGTTTGCGCCTGGGCAACCAGACGCTCGTGTGGGCAAGCGTGCTGATGGCCGCCGTCCTTGCGGCGCTGACGATCTACCTGACGCTTCTCGGGCGTTGGCGCCGGCAGCAGGAACACCTGCAAGAATCGCTTGAGCAGGCCCTTGTCATGGCCGAGAATGCGAACGAGGCCAAATCGGTCTTCCTCTCCAACATGTCGCACGACATCCGCACGCCGATGAACGCCATCGTGGGCTTGACGACCATCGCGCGGTCGCACCTTGACGACAGCGAGCGCACCGAAGAATGCCTCGAGCGTATAGCCCTTGCGTCAAAACACCTGTTGTGCCTGATCAACGACGTGTTGGATATGTCGAAGATCGAAAGCGGCAAGATCGCCCTCAATGAAGACGCCTTCAACTTCCCCGAATCCATCGACGAGGTCGTCACTATCGTGCAGCCGCAGGTGCGGGCGAAACACTTGCATTTCGAAGTGGTGACGCACAACATGGAAAGCGAGCGGGTGGTCGGCGACTCCATGCGCATCAATCAGGCGCTTGTAAACCTTATCGGCAACGCGGTCAAGTACACGCCGCCCCAAGGCACCGTCCGCTTCACCATTTCAGAAGGGCAGAGCGACCTTTCGGGCTGCCGCTTGTTCACGTTTGTGGTGCAGGACACGGGCATCGGCATGTCGAAAGAGTTCGTCAAGCGCATGTTCGACCCGTTCGAGCGCGAATCGGAGGTCGAGCAGAGCAACATTGAAGGCACGGGCCTGGGAATGGCCATCACGAAGAACGTCATTGCGATGATGGGCGGCACCATCGAAGTCGAAAGCGAGCTGGGCGTCGGCAGCACGTTCACGGTCAAAGTGCCGCTTCGCGTGGCGCCCGAGCCCGAGCGGCCCGACATGCGGCCTTTGCGCGGCCGTCGCGTGCTGGTGGTCGACAACGACACAGACGTGTGCGCAGAGGCGGTTTCCCTGCTTGTCGGTTTGGGCCTGCGCGGCGATTCGGCGGGCAGCGGCTATGTGGCGCTTGAGATGCTTGCGAAGGCGCGGCAAGAGGGCGACCCGTATGCGGCGGTCATCCTCGACTGGGTGATGCCGGGCATGGGCGGCATCGAAACGGCGCAGGCCATCCATCGCGAGCAGGGTGCCGATGTGCCGATCGTGCTGCTGTCCGCCTACAACTGGGAGGAAGTGGAAGACGCGGCGCAGCAGGCAGGCATCTCGCTGTTCGTGACGAAGCCCCTGTTCAAGTCGAAGCTCTGCGAAGTGCTGCGCGCAGCGACGGACCTTGAAGGGCATCGGCGGAAGAAAAAGGAGAAGCGGTCGGTCCGCGTGGAGGGCCGCGTGCTGCTCGTCGAGGACAACGAGCTGAACCGCGAAATCGCGCACGAGCTGATCAGCCGGCGTGGCGCCCAGGTCGAAGAGGCGCACGACGGCGACGAGGCGATAGACATGGTGCTCAAAGCGCCGGAAGGCTACTATGACCTGGTGTTCATGGACATGAAGATGCCGCATATGGACGGCGTCGAGGCAACGCGCGAAATCTGCCGCCGCGCCGCCGAAGAAGGGCTGCACGTGCCGCCGATCGTCGCAATGACGGCGAACGCCTTCAGTGACGACCGGAAGAGCGCGCTCGATGCGGGCATGAGCGACTTTCTGTCGAAGCCGGTCGACGTGCGTGAGCTCGACCGCGTTCTCGAGCGCTGCCTGCGGTCGGTCGACGACGGAATTGCGACGAAGGAATAA
- a CDS encoding NYN domain-containing protein: protein MARVRKKILIVDGYNVLRSGSRYRTISVPDYTDDAFNAARDRLVDDVINYAGREYQAIIVYDGGDNAFSSGEVEKVGGVRIMFSPAGQSADKVIEKIAHDAKARGVEALVVTSDASVQDTVFGGGVERMSAEGFCREMGRYYDEVRVERRQKVAVKNTVADRISPDALAKLKALRDRR, encoded by the coding sequence ATGGCGCGGGTTCGGAAAAAGATCCTCATCGTCGACGGCTACAACGTGCTGCGCTCAGGCAGCCGCTACCGCACGATTTCCGTGCCCGACTACACTGACGATGCCTTCAATGCGGCTCGCGACCGCCTGGTTGACGACGTGATCAACTACGCCGGCCGCGAATACCAGGCGATCATCGTCTACGACGGCGGTGACAACGCGTTCTCGTCCGGCGAGGTGGAAAAGGTCGGCGGCGTGCGCATCATGTTCAGTCCGGCGGGACAGTCGGCTGACAAGGTCATCGAAAAGATCGCGCACGACGCGAAGGCCCGTGGCGTCGAAGCGCTTGTCGTGACCAGCGACGCGTCTGTGCAGGACACCGTGTTCGGGGGAGGCGTCGAGCGCATGAGCGCCGAAGGGTTCTGCCGCGAAATGGGCCGCTATTACGATGAGGTGCGCGTCGAGCGGCGCCAGAAAGTGGCCGTGAAGAACACGGTGGCCGACCGCATCAGCCCCGACGCGCTCGCGAAGTTGAAGGCGCTGCGCGACCGCCGCTAA